Below is a window of Deinococcus multiflagellatus DNA.
TGTCCTTGGCGTTGTACCAGGCGTTGAAGCTGGTTGCCAGATCCAGGGCATACTGCGCCACCCCGTGCGGCGAGTGGAGGCGCACCGCCTGGGCCACGATTTCCGGCAGTTTCGCCACCTGCTTGGCCAGAATGAGGTCCACCTCGGGCACGGCGTCCCAGTTGGCGCCCGTGCCGTCCACGGCGTACCCGGCCTCCTGAGCCTTGCGCAGAATGTTCGCGGCGCGCACGGCGGCGTACTGGATGTACGGCGCGGTGTCGCCACTGAGACTGCTGGCCTTTTCAAGGTCAAAGTCAAACGAGCGGCTGGGCTCGTTGCGCAGCATGGCAAAGCGCAGGGCGCCCACGCCGATGCGGCGGGCAATTTCCGGGGCGTCGGCGCGGCCCGCCAGCTCAGGGTTCTTGTCGCTCAGTTCGGCAAAGCCGCGCCCACTGGCTTCTTCCAGGGCGGTGTCCACCGCCAGGGTAATGCCCTTGCGCCCGCTGATGGTCTGGCCGTTCAGGTTCACGAATTCGTAGCTCAGGTGAATCGAGCGCGCTTCCTTTTCCTGTTCCCCGGCCACGCCCAGGCTGCTTTTGACCAGCATCTGCGGGTGCTTCTGGCGCGAATCAATGACGTTGATGACCTCGTCGCAGTGCCCAAAACGCTTCTCGGTGTCGGGCTGACCGTCGGGGGCGCTGGTCCAGATGGTGTGGCCGGCCGGGTCCTGCATGAAGGGCCTGAACTTCATGCCTTCAAAGAGGCCAAACTTCCAGAACTGGTAGCCAATGTCCTTGGCCACGTACATGGCGGTGCCGTCGCTGCGGCGCAGCACCACGTTGGGTTCTTCCAGGCCCGGCATGAACTCGGACACGTCCATCACGAAGGCGCCGGCAAACTTGCCCTCTGTGGGGTGCGAGGTGTAGCGGCTGCCCTCCAGAATGTTCATGGCCTGGGCCAGAAAGCCGCTGCCCACCACGTCGGACTCCCACACCAGCAGGTCGTAGGTGGCGCCAATGCGGAAACAGGTGTCCAGCTGGGCCTGAACGGTCTGCTCCACCAGCGGGCGCAGCGCACCTTCTTCCAGCTTGTGCATGACCTCGCGGATACCCGCTTCCAGGCTCTCCTTGGCGGGATCGGCGTTCAGCTGCACGTAGCCTTCGCCCAGCCAGTGGTCGTACTTCTGCGTGCCGTCCCAGGTGCGGCCGTAGTGGTTCATGGCGAACAGGCTCTCGGCGGCCTGACGGCCGGTGTCGTCAATGTAGTTCTGAACTTCCACGGCGAACCCCGCCGCGCGGAAGATGCGCGCCATGGAGTCGCCCAGCACCACGTTGCGCAGGTGGCCCACATGCAGTTCCTTGTTGGGGTTGACCGAGGTGTGCTCAATGACCACCTTGCCGCCCTGCGCGGGCATGGCGAAGGGGGTCTCCACCACGCCGCGCACGAAGGCGGCCGTGTCCACGAAAAAGTTCAGGAAGGGCCCGGCGGCCTCCACGCGGCTGATCCCGGCCGGCAACTGCACCGTCTGGGCCAGGGTCTGCGCCACCTGGGCGGGGTTCTGGCCCAGCATCTTCGCCATCTGAAAAGCGGCGGGGGTGCCGTAATCGCCGGGCTTGTTGGCCGGGGTTTCCTGAATGGCGGCGTCCAGCGGGGCGCCCATCTGGGTGGCCGCCGCTTCCACCGCTGCCCTAAGTTGTGCCTTCAAGTCCATAACTGCGCAGTGTACGGGAGGCGGCTACGGCACCGCCAGCACCGCCGAGGCCGAGAAGCCGAACCAGCCTGCCGTGACCCGGTAACGGCCCGCTGGCACCCGCTCGCCCAGACTGGTGCGGCCGTTCCAGCGGAAGGTCACCGTCTGCGCGGCGCCGGGTGAGAGCCGCACCGTCACGCCCAGGTCGGCGCAGAGGCGGTGGCCGTCCTGCCACACGCGCACGCCGCTGCTCAGCGCGGTCACGGCCAGCGGATGGCACGGGCCGGTCATGCCGGTCAGCGGCCGGGCAGCCCGGTTGGTCACCATGAGGGTCAGCAGGTAGCCCTCCCCCTGGCGCCGCACGGTGAGGGCCGCGCGGTGGGGCCATGCGCGGGCGCCGAAGGTCACAGGGGGGAGAACGGTCAGGTCCAGCGCGGCCGGGTCCAGGCCCCGGCGTTTTAAGGCTTGCAGGAAAGCTACGCGCGACAGGTCGTCCACCACCGTCACCTGCAGGCGGGGGCCCACCATGCTCAGGCCCGCCACCCCGGCGCGGCTTTCGCGCAGGGCGGCGCGGTAGGCCTCTGGGGTGGGGGTGGGGCGGGGGGCCCGGCCGGGACTGACCACCACCCAGACCGGGTTCGCAACCAGCCACGCGCGGCCCGACGCGGGGCGCACATTCCAGCCCACCCGGTACTGGCCCTGCCCGGCGCGGCGCAGGGGCACGCGGCGGTGGTATTCGTAGCGGGCGCCCGGGGGGACAGTCAGCACCTGCCCGGTACGGGTGCAGGTGGGCGCCGCGCCCTGGGGGACCAGACGCGTCTGCCCCGCCCAGCCGGCCGCCGTCCCCAGGTCGCCGCGCAGGATGGGGGCGCCGGGGCTCAGGCAGGTCAGGGTGACGGGGCGCGGGCCGGTGTTGTCCAGCACGGCGCTCAGGGTGATCTGGCCGGTGTCCTCCAGGTAAAGCGGCGAGGGCGGCACCTGCAACGTGAAGCGCTGGGCTGAAGCGACAGGGCCCAGGGCGAGCAGCAGCAGGGCGCTCCGCAAGCCCACACGAAGGAGAGTGGCTGGTGGGCAGAACAGCGGCATAGGGTGAGCTTAGAGCGGCGGCTGACGACAGGAGGCCGCTGTTGCCTTTCGCTGGGGACAAGGCGCGCCGGAGTGCGGGCCGCCTCTCAAGACCAGAGGTCGCGGGCGTCACCCAGAGCAGAACGTAGGCCCGCCCCCCAGGTCCGGCCCCTCCAACCATGAGGCGTCCCGCTCCTCCTCCTTCTCTCCCGTGAAGCCTCTCCTGCCCGTGGCCTCATCCCGGGCCCCCTCCCCCGCAGGCTACGCTGCCCGCATGAACCGCCTCTCGCAGGAAAGCAGTCCGTACCTTCGCCAGCATGCGGACAACCCGGTGCACTGGTGGCCCTGGGGGCCAGACGCCTTTGCCGAGGCCCGCACGCGCGACCTGCCGGTGCTGCTGTCGGTGGGGTATGCCACCTGCCACTGGTGCCACGTGATGGCCCACGAAAGCTTTGAGGACGAGGCCACAGCCGCCTACATGAACGCGCACTTTGTGAACGTGAAAGTGGACCGCGAGGAGCGCCCCGACGTGGACGCGGTGTACATGGCGGCCACCCAGGCCATGACCGGGCAGGGCGGCTGGCCCATGACGGTGTTCCTGACCCCGGACGGCGAGCCGTTCTATGCCGGCACCTACTTTCCGCCGCGCGACGGGTACGGCATGCCCAGCTTTGGGCGCGTGATGGCCAGCGTGGCGCGGGCGTGGCAGGAGGACCGCCCCAAACTGCTGGGCAACGCCCAGGCCCTGACCGAGCATGTGCGCGAAGCCACCCAGCCCCGCGCGGGCGAAAGCGAGGTGGGCCCGGACGAGGTGGAGCGCGCGGCGGCCAACCTGCGCCGGGTGTTCGACGAGACGAACGGCGGCTTTGGCGGCGCGCCCAAGTTCCCGGCCCCCACCACGCTGGATTTCCTGCTGACCCGCCCGGACGGCCGCCTGATGGCGCTGCACACGCTCCGGCGCATGATCGCGGGCGGGATTCACGACCAGCTGGGCGGCGGGTTTCACCGCTACAGCGTGGACGGGCAGTGGCGGGTGCCCCACTTTGAAA
It encodes the following:
- a CDS encoding flagellar hook assembly protein FlgD, producing MGLRSALLLLALGPVASAQRFTLQVPPSPLYLEDTGQITLSAVLDNTGPRPVTLTCLSPGAPILRGDLGTAAGWAGQTRLVPQGAAPTCTRTGQVLTVPPGARYEYHRRVPLRRAGQGQYRVGWNVRPASGRAWLVANPVWVVVSPGRAPRPTPTPEAYRAALRESRAGVAGLSMVGPRLQVTVVDDLSRVAFLQALKRRGLDPAALDLTVLPPVTFGARAWPHRAALTVRRQGEGYLLTLMVTNRAARPLTGMTGPCHPLAVTALSSGVRVWQDGHRLCADLGVTVRLSPGAAQTVTFRWNGRTSLGERVPAGRYRVTAGWFGFSASAVLAVP
- a CDS encoding arginine--tRNA ligase; amino-acid sequence: MDLKAQLRAAVEAAATQMGAPLDAAIQETPANKPGDYGTPAAFQMAKMLGQNPAQVAQTLAQTVQLPAGISRVEAAGPFLNFFVDTAAFVRGVVETPFAMPAQGGKVVIEHTSVNPNKELHVGHLRNVVLGDSMARIFRAAGFAVEVQNYIDDTGRQAAESLFAMNHYGRTWDGTQKYDHWLGEGYVQLNADPAKESLEAGIREVMHKLEEGALRPLVEQTVQAQLDTCFRIGATYDLLVWESDVVGSGFLAQAMNILEGSRYTSHPTEGKFAGAFVMDVSEFMPGLEEPNVVLRRSDGTAMYVAKDIGYQFWKFGLFEGMKFRPFMQDPAGHTIWTSAPDGQPDTEKRFGHCDEVINVIDSRQKHPQMLVKSSLGVAGEQEKEARSIHLSYEFVNLNGQTISGRKGITLAVDTALEEASGRGFAELSDKNPELAGRADAPEIARRIGVGALRFAMLRNEPSRSFDFDLEKASSLSGDTAPYIQYAAVRAANILRKAQEAGYAVDGTGANWDAVPEVDLILAKQVAKLPEIVAQAVRLHSPHGVAQYALDLATSFNAWYNAKDKQGKPATNVLQSPEGLREARLALVARLRAAFEDTLGLIGIEIPAAM